One window from the genome of Cryptomeria japonica chromosome 6, Sugi_1.0, whole genome shotgun sequence encodes:
- the LOC131071783 gene encoding serine/threonine-protein kinase UCN-like has translation MATEILWSTGHAFPVDWWSLGIFLYEMVYGRTPFGGANRKETFYNNLCKDPFFTGPFSALQDLIEKFLVKEPYRSLGSSRRAEEVKNHYRWEELEFVSRPPLIPYNFSCNHCSLSSQQRGLMPNENFNADSLKPQDSIFEYF, from the coding sequence ATGGCGACGGAGATTTTGTGGAGCACTGGACACGCCTTTCCGGTAGACTGGTGGTCGCTCGGAATTTTCCTGTACGAGATGGTATACGGCCGGACTCCCTTCGGCGGGGCTAACAGAAAGGAAACTTTTTATAACAATCTTTGCAAAGATCCATTCTTTACGGGACCGTTTTCCGCACTGCAAGATCTGATCGAAAAGTTTCTGGTGAAAGAGCCCTACAGAAGTTTGGGGTCTTCCAGAAGGGCTGAAGAAGTGAAAAATCATTACCGATGGGAGGAATTGGAATTTGTGTCGAGGCCTCCATTAATTCCCTATAATTTTTCTTGTAATCACTGTTCTCTTTCTTCACAGCAGCGTGGCTTGATGCCGAATGAGAATTTCAATGCTGATTCTCTCAAACCACAAGATTCCATTTTCGAATATTTTTAA